The Wansuia hejianensis genomic interval CGGTGCTCATACAGAGGACAGAAGGGCAGGAATATGAAGATGTAACGGTGATCAGAAGGCTGACAGAGGCGCTGACACTTTTATAGATTGTTCTGCCGGGTTAGAAAAGAGGAGATATGATGTGTAATTCAGGAAAGGACAGGCAGGAACAGTTTCTGGCTGATGATGAAAAACTTGAGAAAATTGCCGCTGTTTTAAAGAATACCGGGATTTCCGTGTTTGAGTATTATCTGAAGGAAGACCGGTTTGTTCTCTATGATGAGAGGCTGAAGACGGTAGAAGAGGTTTCACAATATCTGTCTTATCTTGAGGCAGACCCAAAGATCTATCCGGAGGACCGCTGGAAGGCGATATCATTTTTTCAGGGCGGCGTTCGTGGGCCGGCGGAGATCAGGGTTATGGACGAGAATGGTTCACTCCTCAGGAAACGTCTGGATGCCACCCAGATTTCGGGTTACGGGGCTGCCAGCAGGCGTCTGATCGGCAGTATTAAGGACGTCACGGCAGAGAAAAAGAGGGAAGAAGTTCTGGAAGAGCAGGCCCGCAGGGATTCTCTGACCCGGCTATACAATCAGTTTTTCGGTAAAGAGCTGATCAATTATTATCTCAGCAGTAAGAATCCCTATGATTCCTGCGGGATGATGGTTGTTGACATCGATTATTTTAAAAACGTCAATGATAAGTACGGGCATCTTTTTGGGAATACGGCGCTGATTGAGTTGGCTCACCTGCTGGAGATGGTGTTTGACAGCGGGGATATTATCATGCGGGCCGGCGGGGATGAGTTCGTAGTCCTGTTGAAAAACATCAGCCATTCGGTACTTGTCAGAAAGGCCATGCAGCTGGTGAAGGCGGTGCGGAAGCTGACATTTTCCGAAAATGATTATGCCATGACCTGCAGTCTGGGAGTCTGCTATCTTCCGGAAAATGTCTCCGGCTACACTTATGACCAGCTGTTCAGCAACGCGGACTGGGCGCTTTATCAGGCCAAGGCTAACGGCAGGAACAGGTACGTGTTCTGCGACACGCTGCAGCGGTTTGAGATCGTACAGAAGGAAGGGAATATTAGCCATCCGGAGATCGACGCCAGATATCTTCAGAATGATATCGTCGCTACGGCCTTTGAAATATTTGAGAAGATGAACAGCTTCGACGCGGCAATTGAGCTGCTGTTGGAGGTGATCGGAGTCCGGTACCAACTGGACAGGATCACAATTATCCGGACGGATATCAAGGCAAAAACCACGGGGCGCCAGTACCAGTGGACGTCGGCAAGAGCACCGGAGGTTCTGCAGAAGCCTGGAAGCTTTACCAAGGAAGACTTCCTGACATTGTTTCACAGCTATGACGAATATGGGACGACAGTCCTTCAATATGATAATCTGGAAATGTATTCCGAAGATGCGGCTAATCTGCTGATGCAGGGAGAGGCTAAGACAGTTCTCTATGCGGCCATGTACTGCGAGGGCCAGTATACGGGAGCCATTTCATATGTGGTGTGTGAGAATAAGCGGTACTGGTCCAAAGATGACAGGAGCCGGTTCGGTGAGCTGACGAAGATCATTTCCGCCCATCTGGCCAAGAACCAGGCGATGAACGCGTGCCAGCGGGGGCTGCTGTCCTTCCCGAATTATGATCCGCTGACTGGTCTGATTTCTTTTGACAGGTTCCGTGAAGAGGTGGAACGGATGATCGTAGGAGGGTATGCGACTTCCCATGTGGTTGTATACAGCGATTTTGAAAATTTCAAGTATTTTAACCAGCGGTGCGGATATACCATGGGAGACCTGCTTCTGAAGGAATACAGCAGCCATGTGATTGACAGCCTGGAGTGTGAAGCGGACGTCTATTTTACGCGCATTGTAGCAGATCAGTTTCTGATGTTCATGCCCTGCCGGGACGAGGAGGAAGCAGCGGAACGGGTGCGTGTGTTCAATGCGGAATTCATCCGGAGGCAGAGCCTGCGGTTTCCCGAAGTGCGGCTTCGGCTCCGGAGCGGTATCTATTATGTAAAGCCGGGCTGTACCAGTGCTTCAGCGGCGATTGATGCGGCCAACTATGCCAGAAAAGAGCTGGCGGGCAGAGCTGACTGCGCAGTGCGTCTGTATGACGAGGAGCTGGGCAGAAAGCAGGCGGAAGAAAATGAAATCCTTAACAGCTTTGATACGGCGCTCCGGCAGCGGCAATTTCAGATTTACCTGCAGCCCA includes:
- a CDS encoding bifunctional diguanylate cyclase/phosphodiesterase produces the protein MMCNSGKDRQEQFLADDEKLEKIAAVLKNTGISVFEYYLKEDRFVLYDERLKTVEEVSQYLSYLEADPKIYPEDRWKAISFFQGGVRGPAEIRVMDENGSLLRKRLDATQISGYGAASRRLIGSIKDVTAEKKREEVLEEQARRDSLTRLYNQFFGKELINYYLSSKNPYDSCGMMVVDIDYFKNVNDKYGHLFGNTALIELAHLLEMVFDSGDIIMRAGGDEFVVLLKNISHSVLVRKAMQLVKAVRKLTFSENDYAMTCSLGVCYLPENVSGYTYDQLFSNADWALYQAKANGRNRYVFCDTLQRFEIVQKEGNISHPEIDARYLQNDIVATAFEIFEKMNSFDAAIELLLEVIGVRYQLDRITIIRTDIKAKTTGRQYQWTSARAPEVLQKPGSFTKEDFLTLFHSYDEYGTTVLQYDNLEMYSEDAANLLMQGEAKTVLYAAMYCEGQYTGAISYVVCENKRYWSKDDRSRFGELTKIISAHLAKNQAMNACQRGLLSFPNYDPLTGLISFDRFREEVERMIVGGYATSHVVVYSDFENFKYFNQRCGYTMGDLLLKEYSSHVIDSLECEADVYFTRIVADQFLMFMPCRDEEEAAERVRVFNAEFIRRQSLRFPEVRLRLRSGIYYVKPGCTSASAAIDAANYARKELAGRADCAVRLYDEELGRKQAEENEILNSFDTALRQRQFQIYLQPRFSLADLSVVGAEAVVRWIKADGTILHPESFIPLYENNGRIVELDYYVFEQVVAFQAKNGRLGRAQLPISVNASILHARDDSTVKKYLQILNKYGVDPSLLEIELTETATVSYYDNVKKLFERLRKVHMMTSLDDFGAGYSVLNTVIDIPVNTVKIDRAFIMNCESSDRGIYFLQQVIAMVKGLGYHVVCEGVETQEQAGILRDAGCEEAQGYWFARPMPIEQYEKMVYPEG